A part of Streptomyces sp. NBC_01451 genomic DNA contains:
- a CDS encoding ATP-binding SpoIIE family protein phosphatase, with protein MNFTRWSARLPGTQRRAAARTNHTITPDRLPDRLGEGTGSGPGSVPAARAEQLADGAPCLPAVDDLPTREVLDRIPALVAIVHGPDHRIAYTNDAYTAAFGVRAEGAPARDAAPELDELGVLPLLDQVRRSSKPRTLKSRKAHSGRSYTITCTPVEATATPEGSGGVLIFAADVTDHAEAAERLRASERSQRETAVTLQRSLLPQELEEPDDLRVAATYHPGGTEAAVGGDWYDVITLGGGRTALVIGDVMGRGVRAAAVMGQLRTAVRAYARLDLPPHEVLQLLDGLAMEIDANQIATCVYAVHDPNEGKLVYASAGHLPILVRDESGVVQRADEPTGPPLGTGGWMHASGSIPLTPGSTAVLYTDGLVERRNEDLDEGIAALERALSGATGSPQVVCDRLVRSAGVTADHDDDVAVLVLQHPARTGPDSDLFRNAALELLGGIEAAPRARAFASGVLTSWRFPTELHDVGVLAASELVANSLQHGTPPMRLRLRRTDRRLIVEVTDGDDHLPLRRTAEPGDESGRGIAIVATIATSWGSRRTPGGGKAVWCEFVLPNPARTT; from the coding sequence GTGAACTTCACGCGCTGGAGCGCCCGACTTCCCGGAACGCAGCGCCGCGCCGCAGCGCGGACCAATCACACGATCACTCCGGACCGGCTGCCGGACCGACTCGGAGAGGGGACCGGCTCCGGCCCTGGTTCCGTACCCGCCGCCCGCGCCGAGCAGCTCGCCGACGGAGCGCCCTGCCTCCCCGCGGTCGACGACCTGCCCACCCGCGAGGTCCTCGACCGGATCCCGGCCCTGGTCGCCATCGTCCACGGCCCGGACCACCGCATCGCGTACACCAACGACGCCTACACGGCGGCCTTCGGCGTACGCGCGGAGGGCGCCCCCGCGCGGGACGCGGCCCCCGAGCTCGACGAACTGGGCGTGCTGCCCCTCCTGGATCAGGTCCGGCGCAGCTCCAAGCCCCGCACGCTCAAGTCCCGCAAGGCGCACAGCGGACGCTCGTACACGATCACGTGCACCCCGGTCGAGGCGACGGCCACTCCCGAAGGGAGTGGCGGGGTCCTCATCTTCGCCGCCGACGTCACCGACCACGCCGAGGCCGCCGAACGCCTGCGCGCCAGCGAACGCAGCCAGCGCGAAACCGCGGTGACCCTCCAGCGCTCCCTTCTCCCCCAGGAACTGGAGGAACCGGACGACCTCCGCGTCGCCGCCACCTACCACCCCGGCGGCACGGAAGCGGCGGTGGGCGGCGACTGGTACGACGTCATCACCCTCGGCGGAGGCCGCACGGCCCTCGTCATCGGCGACGTCATGGGCCGAGGAGTGCGCGCGGCAGCGGTCATGGGCCAGCTTCGTACGGCGGTCCGCGCGTACGCCCGTCTGGACCTCCCGCCGCACGAGGTCCTCCAGCTCCTCGACGGCCTCGCCATGGAGATCGACGCCAACCAGATCGCCACCTGCGTGTACGCCGTCCACGACCCGAACGAGGGCAAGCTGGTGTACGCCTCCGCGGGCCACCTCCCGATCCTTGTCCGCGACGAGAGCGGGGTCGTCCAGCGCGCCGACGAGCCCACGGGCCCGCCCCTCGGCACGGGCGGCTGGATGCACGCCTCGGGTTCGATCCCGCTCACCCCGGGCTCCACGGCGGTCCTCTACACCGACGGCCTGGTGGAACGCCGCAACGAGGACCTCGACGAGGGCATCGCAGCCCTGGAGCGCGCCCTGTCCGGCGCCACGGGCAGCCCCCAGGTCGTCTGCGACCGCCTGGTCCGCTCGGCGGGCGTCACCGCGGACCACGACGACGACGTGGCGGTCCTGGTCCTCCAGCACCCGGCCCGCACCGGCCCCGACAGCGACCTGTTCCGCAACGCGGCGCTGGAGCTCCTGGGCGGCATCGAGGCGGCCCCACGCGCGCGTGCGTTCGCCTCCGGCGTCCTGACGAGCTGGCGCTTCCCCACCGAACTGCACGACGTGGGTGTCCTCGCGGCCAGCGAACTGGTCGCGAACTCCCTCCAGCACGGCACACCCCCGATGCGCCTGCGCCTGCGCCGCACCGACCGCCGCCTCATCGTCGAGGTGACGGACGGCGACGACCACCTCCCCCTGCGCCGCACGGCGGAACCCGGCGATGAATCGGGCCGGGGCATCGCCATCGTCGCGACGATCGCCACGAGCTGGGGCTCACGCCGCACACCGGGCGGCGGCAAGGCGGTGTGGTGCGAGTTCGTGCTGCCGAACCCAGCCCGTACTACCTAG
- a CDS encoding MFS transporter: MGAAMRRIHVGNALSAFGLGFTVPYLYVYVAQVRGLGAMTAGLVLAVFAVAALIVLPFAGRAIVRRGPLPVLLVALVTAAVGAMGLGLAANATAVLLAAVALGAGQAVMQPALATMIVDFSSAETRSRAFATQFFLQNLGLGVGGLIGGHLVDTTRVGSFTLLFAIEAAMFLLLAVIMATVRMPRSARIDGAPKQTKGSWKQLLGNRAMVQLCVLGFVLFFACYGQFESGLSAYGVEAAGISTSALGSALAANTAVIVVAQFAVLRFVERQKRSRVIAAVGILWAVAWGVAGYAGLGHGSQAMATAAFVSTYALFGLGEAMLSPTVAPLVADLAPDGMAGQYNSAFALVKQLALAVGPAVGGPLGASLHGPYIVMFLLFSLGISVLAVRLGRQLTPVQNQPSLARRSRVVAQGGAPVDSGSVVPAR; this comes from the coding sequence ATGGGCGCAGCGATGCGCCGGATCCATGTGGGCAACGCACTCAGCGCGTTCGGGCTCGGCTTCACCGTCCCCTATCTGTACGTCTATGTGGCGCAGGTGCGGGGACTGGGAGCCATGACGGCGGGTCTCGTACTCGCCGTCTTCGCTGTGGCTGCGCTGATCGTGCTGCCGTTCGCCGGGCGGGCCATCGTCCGGCGTGGCCCGCTGCCGGTGCTGCTCGTCGCTCTGGTCACCGCCGCGGTCGGCGCGATGGGCCTCGGGCTCGCCGCCAACGCGACCGCCGTACTCCTCGCCGCTGTGGCGCTGGGGGCCGGGCAGGCCGTGATGCAGCCGGCGCTCGCGACGATGATCGTGGACTTCTCGTCGGCGGAGACCCGGTCGAGGGCCTTCGCCACCCAGTTCTTCCTGCAGAACCTCGGGCTCGGCGTGGGTGGGCTCATCGGTGGGCATCTCGTGGACACGACCCGGGTCGGCTCGTTCACCCTGCTGTTCGCCATCGAGGCGGCGATGTTCCTGCTGCTCGCCGTGATCATGGCGACCGTACGGATGCCTCGTTCGGCACGGATCGACGGTGCGCCGAAGCAGACCAAGGGCAGTTGGAAGCAGTTGCTCGGGAACCGGGCGATGGTGCAGCTGTGTGTGCTGGGTTTCGTTCTCTTCTTCGCCTGCTACGGGCAGTTCGAGTCGGGGCTGAGCGCGTACGGGGTCGAGGCGGCCGGGATCTCGACGTCCGCGCTCGGGTCGGCGCTGGCTGCGAACACCGCGGTGATCGTGGTCGCGCAGTTCGCGGTGCTCCGGTTCGTCGAGCGGCAGAAGCGGTCCCGGGTGATCGCGGCCGTCGGGATCCTGTGGGCCGTCGCGTGGGGCGTGGCCGGGTATGCGGGGCTCGGGCACGGCAGCCAGGCCATGGCGACCGCCGCGTTCGTGTCGACGTACGCGTTGTTCGGGCTCGGGGAGGCGATGCTGTCGCCGACCGTCGCGCCGCTGGTGGCCGATCTGGCGCCGGACGGGATGGCGGGGCAGTACAACTCGGCGTTCGCCCTGGTGAAGCAGCTCGCGCTGGCTGTCGGTCCGGCGGTGGGCGGGCCGCTCGGGGCTTCGCTGCACGGGCCGTACATCGTGATGTTCCTGCTGTTCTCGCTGGGGATCAGCGTCCTCGCCGTACGGCTGGGGCGGCAGCTGACCCCCGTACAGAATCAGCCGTCTCTGGCGCGGCGGAGTCGGGTGGTCGCGCAGGGCGGGGCTCCGGTGGACTCCGGGTCCGTGGTGCCGGCTAGGTAG
- a CDS encoding NAD(P)/FAD-dependent oxidoreductase, protein MVKERARILVVGGGYVGMYTALSLQRKLQQELKRGQVDITVVTPDPYMTYQPFLPEAAAGSISPRHVVVPLRRVLDRCRIVVGEVTAIDHAKRTATLTTLATAEEGTGAEQLTYDELVLAPGSVSRTLPIPGLAEHAIGFKTVEEAIGLRNHVIEQMDIASSTRDPAIRDAALTFVFVGGGYAGVEALGELEDMARYAARYYHNVKAEDMKWILVEASGRILPEVGEEMGKYTVTQLRRRNIDVRLETRLDSCADRIAVLSDGARFPTRTVVWTAGVKPHPLLAATDLPLNERGRLRCTAELRIDGTTHAWAAGDAAAVPDVTATEPGKETAPNAQHAVRQAKVLGENIARSLRGEPLETYSHKYVGSVASLGLHKGVAHVYGRKLKGYPAWFMHRVYHLSRVPTFNRKARVLAEWVLSGLFKREIVSLGSLEHPRAEFELAAGGKPSQNLNQDPKGSS, encoded by the coding sequence GCATTCTCGTTGTCGGCGGCGGCTACGTCGGTATGTACACGGCCCTGAGCCTCCAGCGGAAGCTCCAGCAGGAGCTGAAACGGGGCCAGGTCGACATCACCGTCGTCACTCCCGACCCGTACATGACCTATCAACCGTTCCTCCCGGAGGCAGCCGCGGGCTCCATCTCGCCCCGGCATGTCGTCGTACCGCTGCGCAGGGTCCTCGACCGCTGCCGGATCGTCGTCGGGGAGGTGACGGCGATCGACCACGCCAAGCGCACCGCGACGCTCACCACCCTCGCCACCGCGGAAGAGGGCACGGGCGCCGAGCAACTGACGTACGACGAACTCGTCCTCGCCCCCGGCTCCGTCTCGCGCACCCTGCCGATCCCCGGCCTCGCCGAACACGCCATCGGCTTCAAGACGGTCGAGGAGGCCATCGGCCTGCGCAACCACGTCATCGAACAGATGGACATCGCCTCCTCCACCCGCGACCCCGCGATCCGCGACGCGGCCCTGACCTTCGTCTTCGTGGGCGGCGGCTACGCCGGTGTCGAGGCGCTCGGCGAGCTGGAGGACATGGCCCGCTACGCCGCGCGGTACTACCACAACGTCAAGGCCGAGGACATGAAGTGGATCCTCGTCGAGGCCTCGGGCCGCATCCTGCCCGAGGTCGGCGAGGAGATGGGCAAGTACACGGTCACGCAGCTGCGCCGCCGCAACATTGACGTACGCCTGGAGACCCGCCTCGACTCCTGCGCGGACCGGATCGCCGTCCTCAGCGACGGCGCCCGCTTCCCCACCCGTACGGTCGTGTGGACCGCCGGCGTCAAACCCCACCCCCTCCTCGCGGCCACCGACCTCCCGCTGAACGAGCGCGGGCGCCTCAGGTGCACCGCCGAGCTGCGGATCGACGGCACCACGCACGCGTGGGCCGCGGGAGACGCCGCCGCCGTTCCCGACGTCACGGCGACGGAACCCGGCAAGGAGACCGCCCCCAACGCCCAGCACGCCGTCCGCCAGGCCAAGGTCCTCGGCGAGAACATCGCGCGCTCCCTGCGGGGCGAACCGCTCGAAACGTACTCCCACAAATACGTCGGTTCAGTAGCCTCCCTGGGACTCCACAAGGGCGTCGCACACGTCTACGGACGCAAGCTGAAGGGCTACCCCGCCTGGTTCATGCACCGCGTCTACCACCTGAGCAGGGTGCCCACCTTCAACCGCAAGGCGCGGGTGCTCGCCGAGTGGGTTCTGTCGGGACTCTTCAAGCGGGAGATCGTCTCCCTCGGTTCACTCGAACATCCCCGCGCGGAGTTCGAACTCGCGGCCGGTGGGAAGCCTTCTCAGAACCTGAATCAGGACCCGAAGGGGTCGTCCTGA
- a CDS encoding MarR family winged helix-turn-helix transcriptional regulator, producing MGDTPGVGEPTLDEQIAAYQREFRDLDPQVEKIVAALGRLNRRMNVAYGRQTATLGISNAEWEVLKAMVLSGAPYRMGPSDLAKRLGLTPAAMTHRIDRMVTEGLVTRARDESNRVRVIVELTYEGREKWLEAMRLATVFEEDLLQDLSQDERARLGDVLTRLLRRVEHAQPDAGGRLSDLD from the coding sequence ATGGGTGACACCCCCGGCGTCGGCGAACCGACGCTCGATGAGCAGATCGCCGCCTACCAGCGCGAGTTCAGGGATCTCGACCCCCAGGTCGAGAAGATCGTCGCGGCCCTCGGCCGGCTGAACCGGCGCATGAACGTCGCGTACGGACGTCAGACCGCCACGCTCGGCATCAGCAACGCCGAGTGGGAGGTGCTCAAGGCGATGGTGCTCTCCGGTGCCCCCTATCGCATGGGCCCGAGCGACCTGGCGAAGCGGCTGGGCCTGACGCCGGCCGCGATGACCCACCGGATCGACCGGATGGTGACGGAGGGACTCGTCACCAGGGCGCGCGACGAGTCCAACCGGGTCCGCGTGATCGTGGAACTGACCTACGAGGGCCGCGAGAAGTGGCTGGAGGCGATGCGCCTGGCGACCGTCTTCGAGGAGGACCTTCTCCAGGACCTCTCCCAGGACGAACGCGCCAGGCTCGGCGACGTCCTCACCCGCCTCCTGCGCCGCGTGGAGCACGCCCAGCCGGACGCCGGCGGGCGACTCAGCGACCTCGACTAA